Proteins encoded within one genomic window of Romeriopsis navalis LEGE 11480:
- a CDS encoding CIS tube protein has product MVAGQTSNPKKGPTFPNMNPLKKASLMPAPEEHNVDAIEFMFNPTELKFSRSINIEQAEGSTTNKGKNKTSFKHPNPYQLSIGNIVLDVYERSGSEQDVLKYLKPFTEAVKYTEHGKKSGGKRPPIYIFTWGERKYMRCFVKSLNFRLTMFLPDGTPVRAIVDLSLEEVDDPRPQAKQGTPKVGKQQRSDSKSLFLSG; this is encoded by the coding sequence ATGGTGGCAGGTCAAACGTCGAATCCGAAAAAGGGGCCCACATTTCCCAATATGAATCCGCTGAAAAAGGCGTCGTTGATGCCAGCGCCGGAGGAACATAATGTGGACGCGATCGAGTTTATGTTTAACCCGACGGAGCTGAAGTTTAGTCGCAGTATCAATATTGAGCAGGCGGAAGGTTCGACGACGAATAAGGGAAAAAATAAGACCAGCTTTAAGCATCCGAATCCCTATCAGTTATCGATCGGCAATATTGTGCTGGATGTTTATGAGCGGTCTGGGTCGGAGCAAGATGTGCTGAAGTATCTGAAGCCGTTTACTGAGGCGGTGAAATATACCGAGCACGGGAAGAAGTCCGGTGGGAAGCGTCCTCCGATTTATATTTTCACCTGGGGTGAGCGGAAGTACATGCGCTGCTTTGTGAAGAGTTTGAATTTCCGGTTGACGATGTTTTTGCCGGATGGGACGCCGGTGCGGGCAATTGTGGATCTTTCGCTGGAGGAGGTAGATGACCCCAGGCCCCAGGCGAAGCAGGGAACGCCAAAGGTGGGTAAACAGCAGCGCAGTGATAGTAAGTCGTTGTTTTTGTCGGGTTAG